In Pleurocapsa sp. PCC 7319, the following are encoded in one genomic region:
- a CDS encoding EAL domain-containing protein, whose protein sequence is MDKINILIVEDELIIARNTAKKLQRLGYTISKIVSSGQAAIDFVKTTKPDLILMDIAIKGNIDGIETASRIKSIADIPVIFLTAYANEQTLERASQVGCYGYLIKPFRDQELHANIKMILSKHQEQSSIQQSLQDTVNEYSSQFDDIYKNNLTNLPNKLFLRDLFDYLVSSINSKNSSVEDNSEKPELKLIAVLNISLDRFQKVSAFLTKEQQDSLVKEIAKRITDYVNDLEFQGITVYLKEDHFVVMIPLDKQLTASNYGQEILNRLREPFLINNREIFLSTNIGISFYPSDGKDIEELLQQGEKAIEYARSQGGNRSQLFTYAFNIKPSRAAESLTMEAELHHALEREEFELYYQPKVNLKTNKIVGAEALIRWNHPVMGRIGAGKFIPLAEESGLIRPIGEWILDRACKQTKAWHNLGLNFLNIGINLSGSQFRQSDLFHQITQALFNSSLEPQYLELELTEKVLVENIKTNIQRMNLLKKLEVKIVLDDFGTGYSSLGYLQQFPFDILKIDSCFIHNIDKDPVNAVITKTIITMAHELGLKVVAEGVESEAELNFLKNSNCDEIQGYIFSRPLNAREFQKLAMINVSTKPQISPIA, encoded by the coding sequence ATGGATAAAATCAATATCTTGATCGTGGAAGACGAGTTGATAATTGCCCGAAACACAGCTAAAAAACTCCAAAGATTAGGATACACTATCTCTAAAATTGTTTCCTCAGGACAAGCTGCAATTGACTTTGTTAAAACCACAAAACCAGATCTCATTTTGATGGATATTGCCATCAAAGGAAATATAGATGGTATTGAAACAGCTAGCAGAATTAAATCTATAGCAGATATTCCTGTTATTTTCCTGACGGCTTACGCTAATGAGCAAACCCTAGAGAGAGCATCTCAAGTGGGATGTTATGGTTATCTCATCAAACCTTTTAGGGATCAAGAACTGCATGCCAACATTAAGATGATTTTGAGTAAACATCAAGAGCAGTCATCAATTCAACAGTCTTTACAAGATACTGTTAATGAATATTCTTCACAGTTTGATGACATATATAAAAATAACCTCACCAATCTCCCAAACAAACTTTTTTTACGAGATTTATTTGATTACTTAGTTTCCTCGATCAATAGTAAGAATAGCTCAGTAGAAGACAACAGTGAAAAACCGGAGCTAAAATTAATAGCAGTTCTTAATATTAGCTTAGATCGGTTTCAAAAAGTTAGTGCTTTCTTAACTAAAGAGCAGCAAGATAGTTTAGTTAAAGAGATAGCTAAACGTATAACCGACTATGTCAATGATTTAGAGTTTCAGGGTATTACTGTCTATCTAAAGGAAGATCACTTTGTCGTGATGATTCCTTTAGACAAGCAATTAACAGCCAGCAATTATGGACAAGAAATCTTAAATCGGCTTAGAGAACCATTCCTGATTAACAATCGCGAAATATTTCTCTCGACTAATATTGGTATTTCTTTTTATCCATCTGATGGTAAGGATATTGAAGAACTATTACAGCAAGGTGAAAAAGCGATCGAGTATGCGCGCTCACAAGGAGGAAATCGCTCCCAATTATTTACATATGCCTTTAATATTAAACCGTCTAGAGCTGCTGAAAGTTTGACCATGGAAGCGGAATTACATCATGCTCTAGAACGTGAAGAGTTTGAATTATATTATCAACCAAAAGTTAATCTCAAAACTAATAAAATTGTCGGTGCAGAAGCATTGATACGTTGGAATCATCCTGTTATGGGCAGAATTGGTGCAGGCAAATTTATTCCTTTAGCAGAAGAAAGTGGTTTAATTCGACCTATAGGAGAATGGATTTTAGATCGTGCCTGTAAACAAACTAAAGCCTGGCATAATCTTGGTTTAAATTTTTTAAATATTGGTATTAATCTGTCAGGATCTCAATTTAGACAATCAGATTTATTTCATCAGATAACTCAAGCTTTATTCAATTCATCTTTAGAACCTCAATACTTAGAGTTGGAGTTAACCGAAAAAGTCTTGGTAGAAAATATCAAAACTAACATTCAAAGAATGAATTTGCTCAAAAAGCTAGAGGTTAAAATCGTATTAGATGATTTTGGTACAGGTTATTCTTCTCTTGGATATTTGCAACAATTTCCCTTTGATATTTTAAAAATAGATTCTTGTTTTATTCATAATATTGATAAAGATCCAGTTAATGCAGTGATCACTAAAACTATAATTACCATGGCACATGAGTTGGGATTAAAAGTAGTGGCTGAAGGAGTTGAATCCGAAGCGGAATTAAATTTTCTCAAAAATAGTAATTGCGATGAAATACAAGGTTATATATTTAGTCGTCCTTTAAATGCTAGAGAATTTCAAAAGCTAGCTATGATTAATGTCTCAACTAAACCACAGATTAGCCCTATTGCATAA
- a CDS encoding AAA family ATPase, with product MIESTTTTKLLNWLKSRLIHGENGIVFNDDFSETFDTIQNFVSSVDQNLQTPVIYYQAFPEESTREFLATLTHELVSKLGKATLNCNQTLIEIIEAAALKMVIIDQSQLAPLDTIQSLLNFFGSRNIALILVGSHSKMETAQVLSLATVSYWERFTASYKQESLSNFR from the coding sequence ATGATTGAGTCTACTACAACTACAAAATTGTTGAATTGGCTAAAATCCAGGTTAATTCATGGTGAAAATGGGATTGTTTTTAATGATGATTTTTCAGAAACCTTTGATACTATTCAAAACTTTGTCTCAAGTGTCGATCAAAATCTCCAAACTCCCGTTATTTACTATCAAGCTTTTCCTGAAGAGAGTACAAGGGAATTTTTAGCTACTTTAACTCACGAGTTGGTTTCTAAACTAGGTAAGGCTACCCTAAACTGCAATCAAACTTTAATCGAAATTATAGAAGCTGCGGCATTAAAAATGGTGATTATAGATCAGAGTCAACTTGCACCTCTAGATACTATACAAAGTCTTTTAAATTTTTTTGGTAGTCGTAATATTGCCTTGATTTTAGTCGGTTCACATTCCAAAATGGAAACAGCCCAAGTTTTGAGTCTTGCTACTGTTTCTTACTGGGAGCGATTTACGGCAAGCTACAAGCAAGAAAGCTTATCGAACTTTCGTTAA
- the cax gene encoding calcium/proton exchanger, whose amino-acid sequence MLNKEKLFLVLLVFIPVSIAANFWEWGETTVFITAALGIVPLAAYMGTATEEIAVVTGPNIGGLLNATFGNATELILAFIALKAGLVGVVKATITGSIVSNLLLVMGFSMLLGGLRFKEQQFQPTVARLNASTMNLAVIALLLPTAVEYTSSGIEEMTLQNLSVAVAVILIMVYILTLLFSMKTHSYLCDVGDIESGEGGEDKHKVNLSFWVFILLLVTLAVAIESELLVGSLEVATSDLGLSALFTGVILLPIIGNAAEHATAVTVAMKDKMDLSVSVAVGSSMQIALFVAPVLVIAGWIIGQPMDLNFHPFELVAVTVAVLIANSISSDGESNWLEGSLLLATYAVLALAFFFHPVTEGII is encoded by the coding sequence ATGCTCAATAAAGAAAAACTTTTCTTAGTTTTGTTAGTTTTTATTCCCGTTTCTATTGCCGCTAATTTTTGGGAATGGGGAGAAACCACCGTATTTATTACCGCAGCTTTAGGCATTGTCCCCCTGGCAGCATATATGGGTACGGCTACAGAAGAAATCGCCGTTGTCACAGGTCCCAATATTGGCGGATTACTCAATGCTACCTTTGGTAATGCAACTGAATTGATTCTTGCTTTTATTGCTCTTAAGGCTGGTTTAGTTGGTGTAGTGAAAGCGACTATTACTGGCTCGATAGTCAGTAACTTGCTATTGGTCATGGGATTTTCAATGTTGCTGGGAGGATTACGTTTTAAGGAGCAGCAGTTTCAGCCTACTGTTGCCCGTCTTAATGCTTCCACAATGAATCTCGCTGTAATTGCACTTCTTTTGCCCACTGCCGTGGAGTATACATCGTCAGGTATTGAAGAAATGACGCTACAAAATCTATCGGTAGCTGTAGCGGTAATTTTGATTATGGTTTATATTTTGACGCTACTGTTTTCTATGAAAACTCATTCCTATCTTTGTGATGTGGGAGATATAGAATCAGGTGAAGGCGGGGAAGATAAACATAAAGTCAATTTAAGTTTTTGGGTATTTATTTTATTACTAGTAACCCTTGCTGTGGCAATAGAATCAGAATTACTTGTAGGCTCCTTAGAAGTAGCTACTTCTGATTTAGGTTTAAGTGCCTTGTTCACTGGAGTGATCTTACTACCGATTATTGGGAACGCTGCTGAGCACGCTACTGCGGTTACTGTGGCGATGAAAGATAAGATGGATCTCTCTGTTTCCGTCGCGGTAGGTTCAAGTATGCAAATTGCTCTCTTCGTTGCGCCAGTACTAGTAATTGCCGGATGGATCATTGGTCAACCGATGGATCTAAATTTTCATCCGTTTGAACTAGTTGCCGTTACAGTTGCTGTATTAATTGCCAATTCTATTAGTTCTGATGGAGAATCTAATTGGTTAGAAGGCAGTTTGCTCTTAGCAACTTATGCAGTGCTGGCACTTGCCTTTTTCTTCCATCCTGTCACAGAAGGGATAATTTAG
- a CDS encoding MFS transporter: protein MSTILNFSFKVWILAAGRLLSEIGTGFTLFYAPIFFVNQVGLSSTLVGVALGSGSVSGVAGRFLGGQWADSPRWGRRKTLLAAAAVSVLADVVLALTANFPSLIVGNLLMGFGIGIYWPATEAAIIDLTTPEQRNEAFAVTRLADSLGLSLGVVLGGALIANSGNYRALFVIDGISFAVFFAVIYFAIAETYQFQGQQSESSSINGWSLALRDRALMVFVAVSILFTIYLSQVQSTLPLYFKNYVQLANTGVGFSERVISALFTWHIAFAAICQLPIAWILNRFSRITALSLSLVLWGIAFILVWLTGTMPDKTLIWAVLTLGLMSLGMVTYTPVASGLVADLAPTSLRGVYFSINSQCWAIGYFVGPPLGGWALDHPEYTNYFWLLCAASTLVGLGILSYLKQLIPQMKAIK from the coding sequence ATGTCTACCATACTAAATTTCAGCTTCAAGGTTTGGATTCTGGCAGCAGGTAGACTTTTATCAGAAATTGGTACTGGTTTTACCCTGTTTTATGCGCCTATTTTTTTTGTCAATCAAGTAGGATTATCTTCTACCTTGGTGGGGGTAGCTTTAGGGAGTGGTTCTGTTTCGGGTGTAGCAGGACGATTTCTGGGGGGACAATGGGCAGACTCCCCTCGTTGGGGACGAAGAAAAACTCTCTTAGCTGCTGCTGCTGTGTCTGTATTGGCAGATGTGGTATTGGCCCTCACAGCGAATTTTCCCAGCTTGATTGTGGGTAATTTACTGATGGGTTTTGGCATTGGTATCTATTGGCCGGCAACAGAAGCGGCAATTATTGATTTAACAACTCCAGAACAACGCAATGAAGCTTTTGCCGTTACTCGATTAGCTGATAGCTTAGGTTTAAGTTTAGGAGTAGTTTTAGGTGGAGCATTAATCGCTAATTCAGGCAATTATCGAGCCTTGTTTGTCATTGACGGAATTTCTTTTGCTGTTTTTTTTGCAGTAATCTATTTTGCGATCGCCGAAACTTATCAATTTCAAGGGCAACAATCAGAGTCAAGTAGTATTAACGGTTGGTCTTTGGCATTACGCGATCGCGCCTTGATGGTTTTTGTGGCGGTAAGTATATTATTTACTATTTATCTTTCTCAAGTACAAAGTACTCTTCCTCTATATTTCAAAAACTATGTTCAGTTAGCCAACACAGGAGTAGGATTTTCAGAACGGGTTATCAGCGCTCTATTTACTTGGCATATAGCCTTTGCTGCCATTTGTCAGTTACCTATAGCCTGGATTTTAAATCGTTTTAGTCGCATTACGGCGTTGAGCTTGTCTTTGGTGTTGTGGGGAATTGCCTTTATCTTAGTCTGGCTGACAGGAACTATGCCTGATAAAACATTAATTTGGGCAGTTCTAACTTTGGGTTTGATGTCTTTGGGGATGGTTACTTATACTCCTGTTGCTTCGGGCTTAGTGGCAGATTTAGCCCCCACATCATTGCGAGGAGTATATTTCTCGATTAATTCTCAATGTTGGGCAATTGGCTACTTTGTGGGACCACCTCTTGGAGGCTGGGCTTTAGATCATCCCGAATATACTAACTATTTTTGGCTACTGTGTGCTGCCTCGACATTAGTCGGTTTAGGAATTTTAAGTTATTTGAAACAGTTAATTCCTCAAATGAAAGCAATAAAATAA